A single Prevotella sp. E15-22 DNA region contains:
- the lpxD gene encoding UDP-3-O-(3-hydroxymyristoyl)glucosamine N-acyltransferase, translated as MEFTAKQIADFINGRVEGDANAAVHTFAKIEEGQPGAISFLSNPKYTHYLYDTKSTIVLVNEDLEIEKDISATLIRVKNAYEAVAKLLQLYESMKPKKTGIDPLAFVSPKANIGKDVYIGAFACIGDGATIGDGTQIYPHVVIGDGVNVGAGCLLYPNVTIYQGCRLGSNVTIHAGSVIGADGFGFAPNVDGYEKIPQIGIVIIEDNVEIGANTCVDRSTMGATVLRKGVKLDNLVQVAHNVEVGENTVMSAQVGIAGSTKVGSWCMFGGQVGLAGHITIGDHVNLGAQSGVPSSIKPNQTLIGTPPMEPTPYFKSQAIFRRLPDMYKELSALRKEIEELKAKK; from the coding sequence ATGGAGTTTACAGCCAAACAAATTGCCGATTTTATCAACGGCCGTGTGGAAGGCGACGCAAATGCCGCAGTCCATACCTTTGCAAAAATAGAAGAGGGACAGCCTGGAGCTATCTCCTTTCTATCCAACCCCAAATATACCCATTATTTATACGATACCAAATCAACAATTGTACTTGTCAACGAGGACTTAGAAATTGAGAAAGATATTTCCGCGACGCTTATCCGCGTTAAGAACGCCTACGAGGCAGTAGCAAAGCTTTTGCAACTCTACGAATCAATGAAGCCCAAGAAGACTGGTATTGATCCATTGGCATTCGTTTCGCCAAAAGCCAATATTGGAAAGGATGTTTATATCGGTGCTTTTGCATGCATCGGCGATGGTGCCACCATTGGTGATGGAACCCAAATCTATCCTCATGTTGTTATTGGTGATGGAGTAAATGTAGGAGCAGGGTGTCTGCTCTACCCTAACGTCACCATTTATCAAGGTTGTCGCTTAGGTTCAAACGTTACAATCCACGCAGGTTCTGTGATTGGTGCCGACGGATTCGGATTTGCCCCAAATGTTGATGGTTACGAAAAGATTCCACAAATTGGTATCGTTATAATTGAAGACAATGTAGAAATAGGTGCCAACACATGCGTAGACCGTTCTACAATGGGAGCAACTGTACTGCGTAAGGGAGTCAAGCTCGACAATCTTGTGCAGGTTGCCCACAATGTGGAAGTCGGCGAAAACACAGTCATGTCTGCTCAGGTAGGAATCGCTGGTTCTACGAAAGTCGGTTCTTGGTGTATGTTTGGTGGTCAAGTAGGACTTGCTGGTCACATCACCATTGGCGATCACGTCAATCTGGGTGCTCAATCTGGTGTTCCAAGTTCCATTAAGCCTAATCAAACGCTTATTGGAACTCCCCCAATGGAGCCCACTCCTTACTTCAAATCACAGGCTATTTTCCGCCGTCTCCCCGACATGTACAAGGAATTAAGCGCGCTCAGAAAAGAAATTGAAGAACTAAAAGCAAAAAAATAA
- a CDS encoding HD domain-containing protein: protein MNDSKIINDPVFGFIKIPRGLLYDIVRHPLFQRLNRINQLGLASVVYPGARHTRFQHSLGAFHLMSEAILSLQQKGQFIFDSEAEAVEAAILMHDIGHGPFSHVLENTLISGISHEEISLLMMEQINNDLGGRLNLAISIFKDEYPKRFLHQLISSQLDMDRLDYLRRDSFFTGVTEGNIGSARIIKMLNVVDDRLVVEQKGIYSLENYLTTRRLMYWQVYLHKTAVGYEKVLVNMLTRAKHLVKKGKPLFASPALAYFIQNDVDAKWFAEHEEALQMYEELDDSDIWSAMKAWKHSDDKILATLACDMLDRNIFKVEVHDEPISDERIGQLETEIAEKMGIEKKDAHYLISVNRIQKDMYSIDDDSIDILYKDGSIKDISEASEILNVALLSKKIRKYYLCYQRFQ from the coding sequence ATGAACGATTCAAAAATCATTAATGATCCTGTTTTTGGTTTCATCAAGATTCCTCGTGGACTGCTTTATGATATTGTGCGTCATCCACTTTTCCAGCGATTGAACCGCATCAATCAGCTAGGACTTGCCTCAGTGGTCTATCCTGGAGCTCGTCATACGCGTTTCCAGCATTCATTGGGAGCCTTCCACCTGATGAGTGAAGCAATATTGTCACTCCAACAAAAGGGGCAGTTTATCTTCGACTCTGAAGCTGAAGCTGTAGAGGCTGCTATTTTGATGCACGATATTGGTCACGGACCATTCTCGCACGTGCTGGAAAACACCCTTATCTCTGGCATCTCTCACGAAGAAATCTCACTTCTTATGATGGAGCAAATCAATAATGATCTCGGTGGACGTTTAAATCTTGCCATCTCCATCTTTAAAGACGAATATCCCAAACGCTTTCTTCACCAACTCATATCGAGCCAATTGGATATGGACCGATTGGATTATCTGCGACGTGATTCATTCTTTACCGGTGTTACGGAAGGTAACATCGGCTCTGCTCGTATCATCAAGATGCTAAATGTCGTAGACGACCGGTTAGTAGTTGAACAAAAAGGAATTTATTCACTAGAAAACTATTTGACAACAAGAAGACTTATGTATTGGCAGGTATACCTTCACAAAACAGCCGTTGGGTATGAGAAGGTACTTGTAAATATGCTAACACGTGCCAAGCACTTAGTCAAGAAAGGGAAACCTCTATTTGCGTCACCAGCGCTCGCCTATTTCATCCAGAACGACGTAGATGCCAAATGGTTTGCCGAACATGAAGAAGCCCTACAAATGTATGAGGAACTTGACGACTCAGACATCTGGAGTGCAATGAAGGCTTGGAAGCACTCCGACGATAAGATATTAGCCACATTAGCATGTGACATGCTGGATCGTAATATCTTTAAAGTCGAGGTACACGACGAGCCAATCTCCGATGAGCGAATAGGACAATTAGAAACTGAGATTGCCGAGAAAATGGGTATTGAAAAGAAAGATGCTCACTATCTGATTAGTGTCAATCGTATACAGAAAGACATGTATTCAATCGACGATGACTCAATAGACATTCTATACAAAGATGGTAGCATAAAGGACATTTCTGAAGCCTCAGAGATACTAAATGTGGCACTTCTTTCTAAAAAAATACGAAAATATTACCTTTGTTATCAACGTTTTCAATAA
- a CDS encoding GH25 family lysozyme, with the protein MPQGELSLKNIFHWQQQKREGKCIVRDSQSRIIIGYFHNDTLVSGIRIDSLGTYAGQFDRHMQANGHGSYQQANGTYYEGHWEKDRRQGFGFSVSPSALKAGQWKKDRFLGERMLYTTERIYGIDISRYQHEKGRKRYGIDWRRLRITHLGRRISEQRINGEVDYPISFVYIKSTEGISINNRYFATDYQSCHQHGIRVGAYHFFSTKQDPEAQANHFLKQTRFRKGDMPPMLDVEPSDAQIAQMGGAEALFKHIRIWLKVVEQKTSTRPILYVNQRFVNTYLNAAPDLKQNYHFWIARYGEYKPDIHLALWQLSADGIVRGIQGAVDLNVFNGYQGQWDEFLREETVQ; encoded by the coding sequence ATGCCACAAGGAGAGTTATCCCTAAAGAACATCTTTCACTGGCAACAACAGAAACGTGAAGGTAAATGTATTGTAAGAGACTCACAAAGTAGAATAATCATTGGATATTTCCATAATGACACACTAGTAAGCGGTATCCGCATTGATTCGTTAGGAACTTACGCCGGTCAATTCGATCGTCACATGCAAGCCAACGGACATGGCTCGTATCAGCAAGCCAACGGAACCTATTATGAAGGACATTGGGAAAAAGACAGACGACAAGGCTTTGGATTCAGCGTCTCGCCATCGGCTTTAAAGGCAGGCCAATGGAAAAAAGATCGATTCCTTGGCGAAAGAATGCTTTATACCACAGAGAGAATCTATGGTATAGACATTTCACGTTATCAACACGAGAAGGGACGCAAACGCTATGGCATCGACTGGCGTCGATTACGTATCACACATCTTGGCCGACGCATCAGCGAACAGCGCATCAATGGAGAAGTTGACTATCCAATTTCCTTTGTATATATCAAATCAACAGAAGGAATCTCCATCAACAATCGATATTTTGCCACTGACTACCAAAGCTGTCACCAACATGGCATTCGAGTAGGTGCTTACCATTTCTTTTCCACGAAACAAGATCCTGAAGCGCAAGCCAATCATTTCCTGAAGCAAACACGTTTCAGGAAAGGCGATATGCCTCCTATGCTCGACGTAGAACCAAGCGATGCACAAATTGCACAAATGGGAGGCGCGGAAGCATTGTTCAAGCATATACGTATTTGGTTAAAAGTCGTTGAGCAAAAAACTAGCACACGACCTATCCTATATGTTAATCAGCGCTTTGTCAACACATATCTTAATGCCGCGCCAGATTTGAAACAAAACTACCATTTCTGGATTGCACGTTATGGCGAATACAAACCCGATATACATTTGGCATTATGGCAACTTAGTGCCGATGGAATTGTACGTGGTATCCAAGGAGCAGTTGACCTCAATGTCTTTAATGGTTATCAGGGACAATGGGATGAATTTCTTCGAGAAGAAACAGTTCAATAA
- the galK gene encoding galactokinase → MDIEFVRSRFIKHFDGKTGNVYTSPGRINLIGEHTDYNGGFVFPGAVDKGIIAEMRPNDTEDTVMAYAIDLKDRVDFRLNDPEGPKASWARYIYGISLEMKKLGVPVKGFNIAFAGDVPLGAGMSSSAAMESCFACGLNDLFGDNKVSQWDMVLAGQATEHNYCGVNCGIMDQFASVFGKAGCLMRLDCRSREFEYFPFKPDGYRLVLLDSVVKHQLAGSPYNDRRNSCENVVKHIQAKHPEGKFETLRDCTWEQLDEVRAEVGEEDYKRAKFVLGEKDRVLAVCDALNEGDYEKVGEMMYKTHEGLSKDYEVSCEELDFLNDIAKENGVTGSRIMGGGFGGCTINLVRNDLYTKFIEDAKQKFNAKYGHEPKVYDVVIGDGSRKLC, encoded by the coding sequence ATGGACATTGAATTTGTAAGAAGTCGCTTCATCAAGCACTTTGACGGTAAAACCGGTAATGTTTATACATCTCCTGGTCGTATCAACCTGATTGGTGAGCACACCGATTATAATGGTGGATTCGTATTCCCAGGAGCTGTTGACAAAGGAATTATTGCTGAGATGCGTCCCAACGATACAGAAGACACCGTGATGGCCTATGCTATCGACTTGAAGGATCGCGTAGACTTTAGACTAAACGATCCCGAAGGTCCTAAGGCTTCTTGGGCCCGCTATATATATGGTATCTCTTTGGAGATGAAAAAGTTGGGCGTACCTGTTAAAGGATTCAACATTGCTTTCGCAGGCGATGTTCCCCTTGGTGCCGGAATGTCTTCTTCAGCCGCTATGGAGAGCTGTTTTGCTTGCGGTTTGAACGACCTCTTTGGCGACAACAAGGTTTCGCAATGGGATATGGTTCTCGCTGGTCAGGCCACAGAGCACAACTATTGCGGTGTAAACTGCGGTATCATGGACCAGTTTGCCTCAGTATTTGGCAAGGCAGGCTGCCTGATGCGCCTCGACTGCCGCAGCCGTGAGTTCGAATACTTCCCATTTAAGCCCGATGGCTATCGTCTAGTGTTGCTCGACTCAGTCGTTAAGCACCAGTTGGCAGGTTCACCCTACAACGATCGTCGCAATTCATGCGAGAACGTGGTGAAGCACATCCAAGCCAAGCACCCCGAGGGCAAGTTTGAGACCCTGCGCGACTGCACATGGGAGCAGTTAGACGAGGTTCGTGCCGAAGTTGGCGAAGAGGATTACAAGCGCGCTAAATTTGTGTTGGGTGAGAAGGACCGCGTACTCGCTGTCTGCGACGCACTGAATGAAGGTGACTATGAGAAGGTTGGCGAGATGATGTACAAGACTCACGAGGGTCTGTCAAAGGACTACGAGGTATCTTGCGAGGAGCTCGACTTCCTGAATGATATTGCCAAAGAAAACGGCGTTACCGGTTCTCGTATCATGGGCGGTGGTTTTGGTGGTTGTACCATCAACCTTGTTCGCAATGATCTTTACACAAAGTTCATTGAGGATGCCAAACAGAAGTTTAACGCAAAGTATGGTCACGAGCCAAAGGTTTACGATGTTGTCATCGGCGACGGCTCACGCAAGCTCTGCTAA
- the gluP gene encoding glucose/galactose MFS transporter: MSQKQTTNYLFPLIIVFIVCFLIGFITTMNNSMIEFCKEAFQLSDTQGQLVNTFFYGAYFFSIPFAMMMNKIGYKATLVLGLAVVGCGFIANNLGVTAALGTANVYTVFLCCMSIVALGVVMLQLVANPYVMVLGKKESGAFRMTLSQALNSVATTVAPIFITYVIIAGKPKLPENVPGPFLILGIFALVIAAILFFIKLPDPDMDKKEDAEEAIADANKYKSSVFKYPHVWFGALAIAMYMGLEIGIPSMLPAYWKADPNLPGSATDYLPLYWGGMMVGRFVGSAILAKFEARKLLTACLILGACCVGISFFLPGMAAVYAMLAAGLFHSVMWPLIFNLGLQELGPHTKNASGLINMGVLGGATLPLVMGAIVDNPALGVGVAIMLMFVYYAYVLWFCNWGSKIGINVK; the protein is encoded by the coding sequence ATGTCACAAAAACAAACCACGAACTATCTGTTCCCACTTATTATCGTGTTCATCGTGTGTTTCCTTATTGGATTCATCACGACCATGAACAATTCTATGATTGAATTCTGTAAGGAAGCCTTCCAGTTGAGCGACACACAAGGTCAGTTGGTTAATACCTTCTTCTATGGAGCTTATTTCTTCTCTATCCCGTTTGCCATGATGATGAACAAGATAGGCTATAAAGCTACGCTCGTTCTCGGTCTTGCCGTCGTTGGTTGCGGTTTTATTGCCAACAACCTCGGTGTTACAGCTGCACTCGGCACTGCTAATGTCTACACAGTATTCCTTTGCTGCATGAGTATTGTGGCATTGGGCGTTGTGATGCTGCAGTTGGTGGCTAACCCCTATGTAATGGTTTTGGGAAAGAAGGAGAGTGGTGCTTTCCGCATGACATTGTCACAAGCACTGAACTCAGTTGCTACTACCGTGGCTCCAATCTTCATCACCTATGTTATTATCGCCGGTAAGCCCAAGTTGCCTGAAAACGTGCCTGGCCCATTCCTCATTCTGGGTATCTTTGCACTGGTAATTGCAGCTATTCTGTTCTTCATCAAGTTACCCGATCCCGACATGGATAAGAAGGAAGATGCTGAAGAGGCAATTGCCGATGCCAACAAGTATAAGTCAAGCGTTTTCAAGTATCCTCACGTATGGTTTGGTGCTCTCGCCATTGCCATGTATATGGGCTTGGAGATTGGTATTCCCTCTATGCTGCCTGCCTACTGGAAGGCAGACCCCAACCTGCCCGGCTCTGCAACCGATTACCTGCCATTGTATTGGGGTGGCATGATGGTTGGCCGTTTTGTAGGCTCAGCAATTCTAGCCAAGTTTGAGGCTCGCAAGTTGCTGACAGCTTGTCTGATTCTCGGTGCTTGCTGCGTGGGTATCTCATTCTTCCTGCCTGGCATGGCCGCAGTTTATGCAATGCTGGCTGCCGGTCTGTTCCACTCAGTGATGTGGCCTTTGATTTTCAACCTCGGTTTGCAGGAACTTGGACCTCATACAAAGAATGCCTCAGGCCTCATCAATATGGGTGTTCTGGGTGGTGCCACCCTGCCCCTCGTTATGGGTGCTATCGTTGACAACCCTGCCCTTGGTGTGGGTGTTGCCATCATGCTTATGTTCGTATACTATGCATACGTACTTTGGTTCTGCAACTGGGGTAGCAAAATTGGCATCAATGTAAAGTAA
- a CDS encoding aldose epimerase family protein: protein MTNSTENANLCGLKREDFQATINGKKTDLYILRNRKGYEVAISNYGGAICAIMVPDKDGKVANVIQGHANIEQLTSGNEPYLSTLIGRWGNRICKGQFILNGKEYQVAINNGPNHLHGGLKGFNAKIWDARQMGPRSLALHRVSSYGEEGYTGELDVTVEFTFTDNNELILEYLATTNKKTIVNLTHHAFFSLAGTADPTPTIDDLICEINADFYLPTDDTAIPTGEILKVAGTPFDFRTPKAIGKEIDADHEQIKFGNGYDHNYVLNKKEEGELSFAARVTDPKSGRTLECWTTEPGMQLYTGNYLNGYKGANGCTFPRRSAVCLETQHFPDSPNRPYFPSVVLNPGERYKQKTIYKFGIAK from the coding sequence ATGACAAACTCAACAGAAAATGCGAATCTCTGTGGTCTGAAGCGCGAAGACTTCCAGGCCACTATCAATGGTAAGAAGACCGATCTCTACATTCTGCGCAACCGTAAAGGTTACGAAGTTGCCATTTCGAATTACGGTGGTGCTATCTGCGCTATCATGGTGCCCGACAAAGACGGGAAAGTTGCTAATGTGATTCAAGGACATGCTAACATCGAACAGCTTACAAGCGGTAACGAACCTTACCTTTCGACTCTGATTGGTCGTTGGGGAAATCGCATTTGCAAAGGTCAGTTCATTCTAAATGGTAAAGAATATCAAGTAGCCATTAACAATGGCCCCAACCATTTACATGGTGGTCTAAAGGGCTTTAATGCCAAAATCTGGGATGCCCGTCAGATGGGTCCCCGTTCATTGGCGTTGCATCGCGTTTCTTCATATGGTGAAGAAGGTTACACCGGTGAATTAGATGTCACTGTAGAGTTTACCTTTACAGACAACAACGAACTCATCTTGGAGTATCTGGCCACCACAAACAAGAAGACTATCGTGAACCTGACACATCACGCATTCTTCTCTTTGGCAGGAACTGCAGACCCCACGCCAACAATTGACGATTTAATTTGCGAAATTAACGCAGACTTCTATCTGCCAACCGATGATACCGCTATTCCTACAGGCGAGATTCTTAAGGTTGCTGGTACTCCATTTGATTTCCGCACCCCCAAAGCTATCGGTAAGGAAATTGACGCAGACCATGAGCAAATTAAGTTTGGTAACGGATATGACCACAACTATGTACTGAACAAAAAAGAAGAAGGCGAACTGAGTTTTGCTGCACGTGTAACCGACCCAAAGAGCGGACGCACACTGGAATGCTGGACCACAGAGCCAGGCATGCAGCTCTATACAGGCAACTACCTGAACGGCTATAAAGGTGCCAACGGCTGCACCTTCCCCCGTCGTTCTGCCGTTTGTCTGGAGACTCAGCACTTCCCAGATTCTCCCAACCGCCCCTACTTCCCCAGCGTTGTACTGAATCCAGGCGAGCGCTACAAGCAGAAGACGATATACAAATTTGGCATTGCAAAATAA
- a CDS encoding folylpolyglutamate synthase/dihydrofolate synthase family protein, with protein MTYQEATEYLFSQIPNYEKQGATGYKEGLETTLALDEHFGHPHQAFRSIHIAGTNGKGSLSHLIAAEFQVSGYRVGLYTSPHLVDFRERIRVNGTPIEEDYVVKFVEEEKAFFEPLNPSFFELTTAMAFKYFKEKHVDIAVIEVGLGGRLDCTNIITPILSVITNISLDHTQLLGNSLEQIAFEKGGIIKPGVPVVIGEATPETRAVFDALAAEKKSPIHYAEDEQEIISAKLTSEGMMHYTAAHLGDFECELTGDFQPINMNTTVVAIHQLVDMGYLADCIEEKNKMLIAEEMTNAFKNVTKITGLMARWQTIRENPKVICDTGHNPAAWNYLGKQLSALKCNELRIVFGMVEDKDIYSVMALLPKNAKYYFTKGSTKRAFPETSLKIFGEQMGLNGECYPTVTEAYEAAMQGATSEDVIFVGGSTYVVADFLKTRI; from the coding sequence ATGACCTACCAAGAAGCTACCGAATACCTATTTAGCCAGATACCCAACTACGAAAAGCAGGGGGCAACAGGCTATAAAGAAGGATTGGAAACGACCCTTGCGCTCGACGAGCATTTTGGTCATCCGCACCAAGCTTTTCGTAGTATCCACATTGCAGGTACAAACGGAAAAGGGTCTTTGTCGCATCTTATTGCGGCAGAATTTCAAGTTAGCGGCTATAGAGTGGGTCTATACACATCACCACACCTAGTAGATTTTCGCGAACGCATACGCGTAAACGGCACGCCAATAGAAGAAGACTATGTTGTAAAATTCGTAGAAGAAGAAAAAGCATTCTTCGAGCCTCTGAATCCATCATTCTTTGAATTAACCACAGCGATGGCCTTTAAGTATTTTAAAGAGAAACACGTAGATATCGCTGTTATTGAGGTAGGACTTGGTGGCAGATTAGATTGTACGAATATTATCACTCCCATTCTTAGTGTTATCACTAACATATCATTGGACCATACACAACTTTTAGGCAATAGTCTTGAACAAATTGCCTTTGAGAAAGGCGGCATTATAAAACCAGGTGTTCCCGTAGTTATCGGAGAAGCTACTCCTGAGACACGAGCTGTTTTTGACGCACTAGCTGCTGAGAAGAAATCACCTATTCATTATGCTGAAGACGAACAGGAAATCATATCAGCAAAATTAACCAGCGAGGGAATGATGCATTATACTGCTGCTCACCTAGGCGATTTTGAGTGTGAACTGACTGGCGACTTCCAGCCAATTAACATGAACACAACAGTAGTTGCTATTCACCAACTAGTAGATATGGGTTATTTGGCCGACTGTATAGAAGAAAAAAACAAGATGCTGATTGCCGAAGAAATGACCAATGCATTTAAAAACGTTACCAAGATAACTGGTCTCATGGCTCGATGGCAAACCATTAGAGAAAACCCAAAAGTTATCTGTGACACAGGACACAATCCCGCTGCATGGAATTATCTAGGAAAGCAATTAAGTGCTTTAAAATGCAACGAACTACGCATCGTATTTGGAATGGTAGAAGATAAAGACATATATAGCGTAATGGCCCTACTTCCGAAAAATGCGAAATATTATTTCACTAAAGGAAGCACAAAAAGAGCCTTCCCAGAAACGTCTTTAAAAATATTCGGTGAACAAATGGGACTAAATGGCGAATGCTACCCGACTGTAACCGAAGCATACGAGGCAGCCATGCAAGGTGCTACTAGTGAAGACGTTATATTCGTAGGTGGCAGTACTTATGTTGTTGCAGACTTTTTGAAAACGCGTATTTAG
- the dnaJ gene encoding molecular chaperone DnaJ has product MAQKRDYYEVLGINKTASEDEIKKAYRKIAIKYHPDRNPGDKEAEEKFKEAAEAYNVLHDPQKRQQYDQFGFNGPMGGGFGGGFEGFGGASMNMDDIFSMFGDIFGGHGFGGFSGGRSGRSQMHRGSDLRLKVRLTLEEINTGVTKKFKVRKDITCAHCHGTGAEGDSGSETCPTCHGSGVITHTTQSIFGMMQTQGVCPTCHGEGKVIKNKCKDCGGTGITKGEEVVEINIPAGVAEGMVVNIPGKGNAGRHGGPAGDIQVYIEEEDHATFVRDGNDLIYNLLLDFPTAALGGEIDIPTIDSKTLKVKIDGGTQPGKTMRLRGKGLPAVQGYGNGRGDLVVNISVYVPKTLSHEEKIAIEAFKTSDNFKGDKQTKDSIFQRFKNYFS; this is encoded by the coding sequence ATGGCACAAAAAAGAGACTATTATGAGGTGTTGGGCATTAACAAAACAGCCTCAGAAGATGAAATAAAAAAGGCATATAGAAAGATAGCCATCAAATATCACCCCGATCGCAATCCTGGTGACAAGGAAGCCGAGGAGAAATTTAAAGAAGCTGCTGAAGCCTACAACGTTTTACATGATCCACAAAAGCGTCAGCAGTATGATCAGTTCGGCTTCAACGGACCTATGGGCGGCGGCTTTGGTGGAGGTTTCGAAGGTTTCGGTGGAGCTTCCATGAACATGGATGATATTTTCTCAATGTTTGGTGACATCTTCGGCGGACACGGTTTCGGAGGCTTCAGTGGTGGACGTAGTGGTCGTTCCCAGATGCATAGAGGCAGTGATTTACGTTTGAAGGTCAGACTAACGCTTGAGGAAATCAATACTGGTGTTACCAAGAAGTTCAAAGTCAGAAAAGATATCACCTGCGCTCATTGCCATGGCACTGGTGCCGAGGGAGACAGTGGTAGCGAAACATGTCCCACATGTCACGGATCAGGTGTCATCACCCATACCACCCAAAGCATCTTTGGTATGATGCAGACGCAAGGTGTATGCCCCACTTGTCATGGTGAAGGCAAGGTAATCAAGAACAAATGCAAAGATTGTGGTGGCACAGGCATCACAAAAGGCGAGGAAGTAGTAGAAATCAACATTCCAGCTGGTGTCGCAGAAGGCATGGTGGTCAACATACCTGGTAAGGGTAATGCAGGACGCCATGGAGGTCCTGCTGGAGATATCCAGGTATATATTGAAGAAGAAGATCATGCAACATTTGTAAGAGATGGGAACGACTTAATATACAATCTCTTACTCGATTTCCCGACAGCAGCATTGGGTGGAGAAATTGACATTCCTACAATTGATAGCAAGACACTGAAAGTTAAGATTGACGGCGGCACACAACCCGGTAAGACCATGCGATTGAGAGGAAAAGGACTACCTGCAGTGCAAGGTTATGGTAACGGACGCGGCGATTTGGTGGTGAATATCAGTGTATATGTTCCCAAAACATTATCGCACGAAGAAAAAATTGCCATTGAAGCCTTCAAGACTAGCGACAATTTTAAGGGCGACAAGCAGACAAAAGACAGCATTTTTCAACGTTTCAAGAATTATTTTTCATAA
- a CDS encoding nucleotide exchange factor GrpE has product MEEKKKNTEKEEVLTDKEACLNDTNEEVEVAENSTETDAIDSAEVEEEEDPMEKLLAQIADLKDKYLRQVAEFDNYRKRTLKERQELIFNGGAKAITALLPVIDDMERAIANGAKTDDPQVLREGMELIYQKFIKILEEQGVSKIETENADFDTNLHEAIALVPGMGEDKKGKVIDCMATGYKLNDKVIRYAKVAVGQ; this is encoded by the coding sequence ATGGAAGAAAAGAAAAAGAATACTGAAAAAGAAGAGGTGCTGACTGACAAAGAGGCATGTCTCAACGATACAAACGAAGAGGTGGAAGTAGCAGAGAATTCTACAGAAACTGATGCCATTGATAGCGCCGAAGTCGAAGAAGAGGAAGACCCTATGGAAAAACTACTGGCCCAGATTGCTGACTTAAAAGACAAGTATCTGCGCCAAGTCGCCGAATTCGACAACTATCGCAAACGCACCCTAAAAGAGCGACAAGAGTTAATCTTCAATGGAGGTGCAAAAGCCATCACCGCATTACTTCCCGTAATCGACGACATGGAACGTGCAATTGCCAATGGTGCAAAGACAGACGATCCCCAAGTGCTACGCGAGGGAATGGAACTCATCTATCAGAAGTTCATTAAGATACTTGAGGAGCAAGGTGTTAGCAAAATAGAAACTGAAAATGCTGATTTTGACACCAACCTGCACGAGGCTATCGCACTTGTGCCAGGTATGGGTGAAGACAAGAAAGGCAAAGTGATTGACTGCATGGCTACAGGTTATAAACTGAACGATAAAGTAATACGCTACGCTAAGGTAGCTGTTGGACAATAA